One part of the Tunicatimonas pelagia genome encodes these proteins:
- a CDS encoding GMC family oxidoreductase encodes MQIIESSKEYDVIIVGSGAGGGMSAKVLAESGLSVAIVEAGPFFDPTDPAQMTQLKWPYDSPRRGASTTRAFGDFDAAYGGWEIDGEPYTRAEGTEFDWFRSHMLGGRTNHWGRISLRFGPKDFKRKDVDGLGDNWPIGYDDVKPYYDKVDKLIGVFGSKENLDNEPDGFFLPVPKPRLHELYYVKAARKAGVTVIPSRLSILTKRVNKDRGICFYCSQCSRSCSAKADFSSSSALVFPAQKTGQVDLFVNSMVREVTTNDEGRATGVSYVNKEDRQEYQLKGKTVVLAASACSSARILLNSKSSQHPNGLGNGSGIVGKYLHDSTGSSRAAFVPELMNRKVSYNEDGVGGLHVYSPWWLDNKQLDFPRGYHIEVWGGMGMPSYGTGFGITEMNKLIGGQTGGYGNKLRDDVKRFYGAVMGVSGRGESVAQKDNYCEIDPNVVDEWGIPVLRFHYNWTDYERLQAKHMHETFEEVFHEMGATPLGDVPGKDQDYGLAAPGRIIHEVGTTRMGNNPKTSVTDKNQQLHEVDNVFVVDAGPFVSQADKNPTWTILALSWKTSDYIIDQFKKQNIT; translated from the coding sequence ATGCAAATTATTGAATCTTCTAAAGAGTACGATGTCATTATTGTAGGCTCGGGGGCTGGGGGTGGCATGTCTGCGAAAGTGTTGGCGGAATCAGGGCTCTCGGTAGCCATTGTAGAAGCTGGGCCATTCTTCGACCCCACCGACCCGGCTCAAATGACTCAACTTAAGTGGCCTTATGACTCGCCTCGCCGGGGGGCTAGCACGACCCGCGCCTTTGGTGATTTTGATGCTGCCTACGGTGGCTGGGAAATTGATGGCGAGCCCTACACTCGCGCCGAAGGAACGGAGTTTGACTGGTTCCGGTCACACATGCTAGGGGGAAGAACTAACCACTGGGGGCGTATCTCCCTCCGCTTTGGTCCCAAAGATTTTAAGCGGAAAGATGTTGACGGACTAGGTGATAACTGGCCTATTGGTTACGATGATGTAAAGCCTTACTACGACAAAGTAGATAAGCTTATTGGAGTATTCGGAAGTAAGGAAAATCTGGATAACGAACCGGATGGTTTCTTTTTGCCGGTTCCCAAACCTCGCTTACACGAACTGTACTACGTAAAGGCTGCCCGTAAAGCGGGAGTTACCGTAATTCCTTCCCGCTTATCTATTCTAACTAAGCGGGTAAATAAAGATCGGGGAATTTGCTTCTACTGTAGTCAATGTTCCCGGTCGTGCTCAGCGAAAGCGGATTTTTCATCTAGCTCGGCTTTGGTTTTTCCCGCTCAGAAAACCGGTCAGGTTGATTTATTCGTCAACTCTATGGTGCGAGAAGTAACCACTAATGATGAAGGACGAGCCACCGGAGTTTCTTACGTGAATAAAGAAGACCGACAGGAGTATCAACTAAAAGGGAAAACCGTGGTTTTGGCGGCTTCAGCTTGTAGCTCGGCTCGAATTCTACTGAACTCCAAAAGTAGTCAGCACCCCAATGGCTTAGGTAACGGCTCCGGTATTGTTGGTAAATATTTGCATGACTCTACCGGAAGTAGCCGAGCCGCCTTTGTTCCTGAGCTAATGAACCGCAAAGTTTCCTACAACGAAGATGGGGTAGGCGGACTTCACGTGTATAGCCCCTGGTGGCTGGATAATAAGCAGTTGGATTTTCCCCGAGGCTACCATATTGAAGTGTGGGGTGGCATGGGAATGCCTTCTTACGGCACTGGTTTTGGTATTACCGAAATGAATAAATTAATTGGTGGGCAGACGGGTGGATACGGTAATAAACTGCGCGATGATGTAAAACGATTCTACGGAGCAGTGATGGGCGTATCGGGTCGGGGCGAGAGTGTGGCTCAAAAGGATAATTACTGCGAAATTGATCCCAACGTAGTTGATGAATGGGGAATTCCGGTACTGCGGTTTCACTACAATTGGACGGACTACGAGCGATTGCAAGCCAAGCACATGCACGAGACCTTCGAGGAGGTTTTCCATGAAATGGGAGCTACTCCACTCGGGGATGTTCCGGGCAAAGATCAGGACTACGGTTTGGCTGCTCCCGGACGAATTATTCACGAAGTAGGAACTACCCGTATGGGCAATAACCCCAAAACATCGGTAACCGATAAGAATCAGCAGTTGCACGAAGTGGATAATGTATTCGTGGTAGATGCTGGGCCGTTTGTGTCGCAGGCGGATAAAAATCCTACCTGGACAATTCTGGCACTTTCCTGGAAGACATCTGACTATATTATTGATCAATTCAAAAAACAAAATATTACCTAA
- a CDS encoding EboA domain-containing protein, translating to MNNAAQKLLYELISQQSPDEAVTWLDQQAGKYRSQPNNRIFNLTFSTIVRHFEKADLTLNDKTLQRAEQIRSGWDLSQWDVRQAARTYWLLQLSADSFEEYRKVLDRLFATADMDEQVTLYAALPLYDYSDQMAYRASEGIRTNITDVFDAVALRNPYPAEYMSDEAWNQMVLKAIFMGRPLYLIQQLDERRNPDQARMLIDFAHERWAASRPVTPELWRGVAPYLTEEHLPNIQRLLEQGDKLEKQAAALAIKESENDTLNKQLANYPQSDKELDWKTIGIRYND from the coding sequence ATGAATAACGCTGCCCAAAAACTTCTCTATGAACTGATTAGTCAACAGTCACCTGATGAGGCAGTGACGTGGTTAGATCAACAAGCCGGAAAATACCGGAGTCAGCCGAACAATCGCATTTTTAATTTGACCTTCAGTACCATCGTTCGGCATTTTGAGAAGGCTGATCTTACACTGAATGATAAAACGTTACAGAGAGCCGAGCAAATTCGTAGTGGCTGGGATTTGAGTCAGTGGGATGTTCGTCAAGCTGCCCGTACCTACTGGTTGCTACAGCTATCGGCTGATTCATTTGAAGAATACCGGAAGGTGCTAGACCGTTTATTTGCCACGGCGGATATGGATGAACAGGTGACACTGTACGCCGCACTTCCGCTGTACGATTATTCTGACCAGATGGCTTACCGGGCTTCCGAGGGTATTCGAACTAACATAACTGATGTGTTTGATGCGGTGGCATTGCGTAATCCGTACCCGGCGGAGTATATGTCGGATGAAGCCTGGAACCAGATGGTACTAAAAGCCATCTTTATGGGTCGCCCGTTGTATCTCATTCAGCAACTGGACGAACGTCGCAACCCCGATCAAGCCCGAATGCTGATTGACTTCGCCCATGAACGCTGGGCTGCCAGCCGTCCAGTAACTCCCGAACTCTGGCGCGGAGTTGCTCCTTACCTTACCGAAGAACACCTCCCGAATATCCAGCGTCTATTAGAGCAAGGTGACAAACTAGAAAAACAAGCCGCCGCCCTAGCCATCAAAGAAAGTGAAAACGATACGCTGAATAAACAGTTAGCCAATTATCCACAATCTGATAAGGAACTGGATTGGAAAACCATCGGAATAAGATACAATGATTGA
- a CDS encoding amidophosphoribosyltransferase — translation MSESIKHECGIAMIRLRKPLQYYIDKYGTPLYAVNKLYLLMEKQHNRGQDGVGVANIKINTPAGSRYISRYRSVSERPISDVFKKINKKYKKVRQAWGTERLLDADWLQENVAFTGEVWLGHLRYGTHGKNSIEYCHPMLRQNNWRSRNLVMAGNFNMTNVDELFDILVSLGQHPKEKADTITVMEKIGHFLDQENQDLFDQFKFTHTNQQITEIIEENLNLQRVLQRSCKDFDGGYTMAGITGSGSSFVARDPAGIRPAYYYADDEVVVVASEKPPIKTAFNVPYGEIKEIQPGSALIIDKAGNYEEKQFIDKLEKRSCSFERIYFSRASDPNIYSERKDLGKLLIPQILESIDYDLQNSVFSYIPNSAETAFLGMLEGLEDHLSNERIQAISERSKGGEVDEKYLNKLLSFRPRVEKLVVKDAKLRTFITGDDQRNDLVAHVYDTTYEVIRKGVDNIVVIDDSIVRGTTLEKSILRMLNRLNPKKIVIVSSAPQIRFPDCYGIDMSKMNEFVAFRAVLQLLKNSGLDNLIDKVYEMCVADGLKKGAPNFVKKLYEPFSYKQISNMIAEITRPDDLTCDYEVVYQTVENLHQACPDHRGDWYFTGDYPTLGGNLVVNKSFINFMEGKTVRAY, via the coding sequence ATGAGCGAGTCTATCAAACACGAGTGCGGAATTGCCATGATCCGCCTTCGTAAGCCTCTACAGTATTATATCGACAAGTACGGCACTCCACTCTACGCAGTTAATAAACTGTATTTACTGATGGAGAAGCAGCATAATCGGGGGCAAGATGGCGTGGGAGTCGCCAACATTAAGATCAATACCCCGGCGGGTTCGCGCTACATCAGCCGTTACCGCTCAGTATCGGAACGACCTATTTCAGATGTATTCAAAAAAATTAATAAGAAGTATAAGAAGGTGCGCCAAGCCTGGGGTACCGAACGTTTGCTAGATGCTGACTGGTTGCAAGAAAATGTAGCGTTTACTGGAGAGGTATGGTTAGGGCATTTGCGCTACGGCACCCACGGAAAAAACTCTATTGAGTACTGCCACCCCATGCTCCGGCAAAATAACTGGCGTAGTCGTAATTTGGTGATGGCGGGCAACTTCAACATGACTAACGTAGACGAACTCTTCGATATCCTAGTCAGTTTAGGACAGCACCCTAAAGAGAAAGCGGATACTATTACCGTGATGGAGAAGATCGGCCACTTCTTAGATCAGGAAAACCAAGACTTATTCGATCAGTTTAAATTCACCCACACCAATCAGCAGATCACCGAAATTATTGAGGAGAACCTGAATCTACAACGGGTGCTGCAACGCTCGTGCAAAGATTTTGATGGAGGCTATACGATGGCGGGCATCACTGGTAGCGGTTCTTCCTTCGTGGCCCGCGATCCGGCTGGTATTCGTCCGGCTTACTATTACGCTGATGATGAAGTAGTAGTAGTGGCTTCGGAAAAACCGCCGATTAAGACGGCATTTAACGTTCCTTATGGAGAGATTAAAGAAATTCAGCCGGGTAGCGCGCTGATTATCGACAAAGCCGGTAACTACGAGGAAAAGCAATTCATCGACAAACTGGAAAAGCGCTCGTGTAGCTTTGAGCGCATCTACTTCTCCCGGGCTTCTGACCCTAATATTTACAGCGAACGTAAAGATTTAGGCAAGCTATTGATTCCGCAAATTCTGGAGTCTATTGATTACGATTTACAGAACTCCGTTTTCTCGTACATTCCTAACAGTGCCGAAACCGCCTTTTTAGGTATGCTGGAAGGCCTAGAAGATCATCTCAGCAATGAGCGCATTCAGGCCATTAGCGAGCGCTCTAAAGGAGGTGAAGTGGACGAAAAATACCTTAACAAGTTACTTTCATTCCGGCCCCGGGTTGAGAAGTTAGTGGTAAAAGATGCTAAGCTCCGCACGTTTATTACGGGCGACGACCAACGAAATGATTTGGTAGCCCACGTATACGACACTACCTACGAAGTAATTCGGAAAGGTGTAGATAACATTGTGGTAATTGATGATTCTATTGTGCGCGGCACTACGCTGGAGAAAAGCATCTTACGGATGCTCAACCGCCTCAATCCCAAGAAGATTGTGATTGTTTCATCGGCTCCTCAGATTCGCTTCCCCGACTGCTACGGCATCGATATGTCTAAAATGAACGAGTTTGTGGCCTTCCGAGCGGTGCTTCAGCTACTGAAGAACAGCGGATTGGATAACCTGATTGATAAAGTGTACGAAATGTGCGTAGCCGATGGGTTGAAGAAGGGAGCTCCTAACTTTGTGAAGAAGCTATACGAACCCTTCTCCTACAAGCAGATTTCCAACATGATTGCTGAGATTACCCGGCCCGATGATCTTACCTGCGATTATGAAGTAGTGTACCAAACCGTAGAAAACCTGCACCAAGCCTGCCCCGACCACCGAGGCGACTGGTACTTCACCGGCGACTATCCAACCCTGGGCGGCAACCTAGTGGTCAACAAATCCTTCATCAACTTTATGGAGGGTAAAACGGTAAGGGCTTATTAG
- a CDS encoding complex I subunit 4 family protein, which yields MTNNLITLLIFSPLAVALVLLFIPPTRPLIHRIGMVVATGLQLIIAITIYTQFDANKATSLTDDAYYNLQLVERFDWISLNLGGLGHLSIDYFVAVDGISLPLVVLASLILLIAAISSWTIKRQVKGYALLFLLLSSSVVGCFVALDFFLFYLFFEFMLLPMYFLIGIWGGERREYASIKFFLYTLAGSIFILIAMIGLYLSVIDPIATGKMAGLLGNHPSTEEVTYVQDQLREGQIAGQDLVRTFDMVAMTDIRNYLPNSTLAAEGTRWGNVPLRWLAFWALLLGFVIKLPSVPLHTWLPDAHVEAPTAISVVLAGLLLKIGGYGIFRTAYSMFPEAALQFAWWVGFLGVISILFAAFNALAMRDLKKMIAYSSVSHMGFVLLGLASLTSEGVSGSLYQMFSHGLISPLLFLLAGVLYDRTHNRMIAHYGGLTQKMPYFTVLVIIGFFASLGLPGFSGFIAEVLTLLGAFNSATVNELLPRWMAVFAALGLILSAGYYLWTLQRMFFGKYYVREEGWNEKLVDLSWREYIMLVPLAVATLVFGIAPSLFLDVVGESVRHWTAYMNEQGAQHLEQIMNQR from the coding sequence ATGACCAATAACCTCATTACTCTTCTGATCTTTAGCCCGCTGGCCGTAGCATTGGTGCTGCTATTTATTCCCCCTACCCGACCGCTGATTCACCGGATTGGCATGGTTGTCGCCACCGGATTACAGCTTATAATTGCCATCACTATTTACACCCAGTTTGACGCCAACAAAGCTACCAGCTTAACCGATGATGCTTACTATAATCTGCAACTGGTAGAGCGGTTCGATTGGATTAGTTTGAATCTGGGCGGTTTGGGCCACTTATCCATTGATTATTTTGTAGCGGTAGATGGCATTAGTCTGCCGTTGGTCGTACTAGCTTCGCTCATTTTACTGATTGCCGCTATTTCTTCCTGGACAATCAAACGGCAAGTGAAGGGGTACGCCTTGCTGTTTCTTCTGCTGAGTTCGTCGGTGGTAGGTTGCTTTGTGGCCTTAGATTTTTTCCTGTTCTATCTCTTCTTCGAATTTATGCTGCTGCCGATGTACTTCCTCATTGGTATTTGGGGAGGAGAGCGGCGGGAGTACGCTTCTATCAAATTTTTCTTGTACACGTTAGCTGGTTCTATCTTCATTCTCATTGCCATGATCGGGCTGTACCTCAGTGTAATTGACCCAATTGCTACCGGCAAAATGGCGGGTTTGCTGGGCAATCACCCATCTACTGAAGAGGTTACTTACGTACAGGATCAACTACGGGAAGGGCAAATTGCGGGTCAAGATTTAGTGCGAACGTTTGATATGGTGGCAATGACCGACATTCGAAATTATTTACCTAATAGCACTCTAGCGGCGGAAGGCACTCGCTGGGGTAACGTTCCCCTTCGTTGGCTAGCCTTTTGGGCACTACTGCTGGGCTTCGTCATTAAGCTTCCGTCGGTGCCACTGCATACCTGGCTACCCGATGCTCACGTAGAAGCTCCCACCGCTATCTCGGTAGTGTTGGCTGGGCTGCTGCTAAAAATTGGGGGCTACGGCATCTTCCGCACGGCTTACAGCATGTTTCCCGAAGCGGCCTTGCAGTTTGCTTGGTGGGTTGGCTTTCTGGGGGTCATTTCCATTCTGTTCGCCGCCTTCAATGCTTTAGCCATGCGCGATCTCAAGAAAATGATTGCTTATTCTTCGGTATCGCATATGGGATTCGTTTTGCTCGGTTTAGCCTCACTAACTTCAGAAGGAGTCAGCGGAAGCTTATACCAGATGTTTAGTCATGGCCTGATTTCTCCGTTGCTGTTTTTACTCGCCGGAGTACTTTACGATCGTACCCACAATCGGATGATTGCTCACTACGGAGGGCTTACCCAGAAGATGCCCTATTTTACCGTGCTGGTGATTATTGGATTTTTCGCTTCGCTAGGACTGCCTGGCTTTTCCGGCTTCATCGCCGAGGTACTGACTTTATTAGGTGCATTTAATTCGGCCACCGTGAATGAACTATTGCCCCGCTGGATGGCGGTATTTGCGGCTCTCGGCTTAATTTTGAGTGCTGGGTACTATTTATGGACGTTGCAACGCATGTTTTTCGGAAAATACTACGTGCGGGAAGAAGGGTGGAATGAAAAACTGGTTGACCTTAGCTGGCGCGAATATATTATGCTCGTTCCGCTGGCGGTAGCCACCTTAGTCTTTGGAATTGCACCTAGTTTATTTTTGGATGTGGTGGGCGAATCAGTTCGTCACTGGACAGCGTATATGAACGAACAGGGAGCACAGCATCTGGAACAGATTATGAATCAGCGATAA
- a CDS encoding gluconate 2-dehydrogenase subunit 3 family protein translates to MDRRESMKTMLVGSLAGGLVIGCTPEEEVAEQVATPVKSDAYGRTEEEKLRDELLHEAEFFTEAEVGTIATLCDLILPATDKFGSATDAGVPEFIAFIAKDITEHQLPLRGGLMWLNHRAIKKFSHTFDECTPAQQTELLDEIAYPDKATPEVAQGVTFFNRMRNLTLTGYYTSKMGIEELGYQGNRPNVWDGVPDDVLKEHGMAYDEEWLAKCIDQETRDVMAEWDDDGNLLT, encoded by the coding sequence ATGGACCGAAGAGAATCCATGAAAACCATGCTAGTCGGCTCCCTGGCCGGAGGACTCGTTATTGGTTGTACTCCCGAAGAAGAAGTGGCCGAGCAGGTAGCCACTCCCGTAAAATCTGATGCCTACGGCCGTACCGAGGAAGAAAAGCTCCGTGACGAATTGCTACATGAGGCTGAGTTCTTTACCGAAGCGGAAGTAGGCACCATTGCCACGCTCTGCGACCTGATTTTGCCCGCTACTGATAAATTCGGTTCGGCGACCGATGCCGGAGTACCCGAGTTTATTGCCTTTATCGCCAAAGATATTACTGAACATCAGCTTCCGTTGCGCGGTGGTCTGATGTGGCTCAACCATCGGGCAATCAAGAAATTTAGCCATACTTTTGATGAGTGTACTCCCGCGCAGCAAACCGAATTACTGGATGAAATTGCCTATCCGGATAAAGCTACTCCCGAAGTAGCCCAGGGTGTAACATTCTTTAACCGAATGCGAAACCTGACCCTGACCGGTTACTACACTTCTAAAATGGGAATTGAGGAATTAGGCTACCAGGGCAATCGCCCTAACGTCTGGGACGGCGTGCCCGATGATGTGCTAAAGGAGCACGGCATGGCCTACGACGAAGAATGGCTCGCCAAGTGCATCGACCAAGAAACCCGCGACGTAATGGCTGAGTGGGATGATGATGGTAATTTACTTACGTAG
- a CDS encoding NADH-quinone oxidoreductase subunit N encodes MEITTTLANDLRVILRSATWLWPEVVWVVAIVVVLLTDLIFRRKSGLVFTGLLAVAVVANSFFLLQQWNLLTVDETLPRFLNTLQVDRLAIYLRGLFGLALFFVGLMGIRTRSGSKQAGFERLDQIGEYYIMLLGVGLGASLMVSTTHLLTIYLAIELVSLSSYVLANFNFDRKSAEASLKYVLYGSAASGLMLYGISLLYGLTGTLLLTEPTFSQGLSEAPLLLSSLAIGLTLVGFLFKISAVPFHIWAPDIYQGVPTPVAAFFSVVPKIAGIGLLLRVAPLLFSAASEFPGEWLIGLIAMVTMIAGNVAALHQTNAQRMLAYSSIAHSGFLLVGILVANQWGTYSVLFYATTYLCMNLAAFWLIQLFEAHTGAKHIPDYRGLGLRFPVLGVAMLIVMVALTGLPPTAGFTAKLLIFSSLWDYHQQTQEPQLLYILVVGLFNTVIALFYYLKIPYYLFFKSSPESAVLTSPKHSSQFFGKFGTILLTIPLLILFFKADWLMAIISQIISVP; translated from the coding sequence ATGGAAATCACCACTACCTTAGCAAATGACTTACGCGTAATTTTACGCAGTGCTACTTGGCTGTGGCCGGAGGTGGTTTGGGTAGTTGCTATTGTCGTGGTACTCCTAACCGATCTGATTTTCCGAAGAAAGTCCGGTCTGGTGTTCACCGGGTTATTAGCAGTCGCGGTAGTAGCCAATAGTTTTTTCCTCTTGCAGCAATGGAACCTACTAACGGTAGACGAGACACTACCTCGATTTCTCAACACCTTACAAGTAGATCGACTAGCCATTTATCTGAGAGGATTATTTGGACTAGCTTTATTTTTTGTGGGCTTGATGGGTATCCGTACTCGCAGCGGATCGAAACAAGCCGGTTTTGAGCGGTTAGACCAAATTGGCGAATACTATATTATGCTGCTGGGTGTAGGGCTAGGGGCTTCGCTAATGGTGAGCACCACCCATCTGCTCACCATCTACTTGGCTATTGAACTGGTTTCGCTGAGCTCCTACGTACTAGCTAATTTCAATTTTGACCGTAAAAGTGCCGAAGCAAGTTTGAAGTATGTACTGTACGGCAGTGCCGCTTCCGGGCTAATGCTCTACGGTATATCACTGCTGTACGGTCTTACCGGAACTCTGCTATTAACCGAACCTACTTTTTCTCAAGGATTAAGTGAAGCTCCGCTACTCCTTAGTAGCTTGGCGATAGGATTAACCCTCGTTGGCTTTTTATTTAAAATATCAGCCGTTCCTTTCCATATTTGGGCTCCTGACATCTACCAAGGCGTGCCTACACCCGTAGCAGCCTTCTTTTCGGTAGTACCCAAAATAGCCGGAATTGGTTTGCTACTGCGAGTAGCTCCGTTGTTGTTTTCGGCAGCTTCTGAGTTTCCTGGCGAATGGCTGATCGGCCTCATTGCAATGGTAACCATGATTGCCGGGAACGTGGCGGCATTACACCAAACCAACGCCCAACGAATGTTAGCCTACTCTTCCATCGCTCATTCCGGATTTTTGCTAGTAGGTATATTGGTGGCAAACCAGTGGGGCACCTACAGTGTGCTTTTTTACGCTACCACCTATCTGTGTATGAATTTGGCTGCCTTTTGGCTGATTCAACTATTTGAAGCGCATACCGGTGCCAAACACATTCCTGACTACCGGGGGTTGGGACTACGCTTTCCGGTGCTCGGAGTTGCTATGCTGATTGTAATGGTCGCCTTAACTGGCCTCCCTCCTACGGCGGGCTTTACCGCCAAGCTGCTCATTTTTTCTTCTCTCTGGGATTATCACCAACAAACGCAAGAACCTCAACTGCTGTATATTCTGGTAGTGGGATTATTTAATACGGTAATTGCTTTATTTTACTATTTAAAGATTCCGTACTATCTGTTCTTTAAAAGTAGCCCTGAGTCAGCCGTTTTAACTTCGCCAAAACATTCCTCACAATTTTTCGGGAAATTTGGGACAATTTTGCTTACCATTCCGTTACTCATATTGTTTTTCAAAGCAGATTGGTTGATGGCTATCATTAGTCAAATAATCAGCGTACCTTAG
- a CDS encoding HepT-like ribonuclease domain-containing protein — protein sequence MDLRIKAWLLDIKRSIEEIYSFLPERRDFLEYQQDLKTKKAVERNLEIIGEAVRRILNAEDSFPIINAKRIIGTRNRIIHDYDNISDEIIWAIVTRELPKLEEEIEGLIKE from the coding sequence ATGGATCTTAGAATAAAAGCCTGGTTGCTAGACATCAAAAGATCGATAGAGGAAATTTACAGTTTTCTTCCCGAGAGGAGAGATTTTCTTGAATATCAACAAGATCTGAAAACTAAAAAAGCGGTTGAACGAAACCTAGAAATTATTGGTGAGGCAGTGAGGCGCATCTTAAATGCAGAAGATAGCTTCCCTATCATAAATGCGAAAAGAATTATCGGTACCCGAAATCGGATCATTCACGATTACGATAATATTTCAGACGAGATTATTTGGGCAATTGTGACGCGAGAGTTACCTAAACTCGAAGAAGAAATTGAAGGTTTGATTAAGGAATAG
- a CDS encoding TatD family hydrolase has product MMFIDPHIHTSSRTTDDYEAMQQAGVVAVIEPAFWMGQPRTQVGSFQDYFSSLVGWERFRASQFGIKHYCTIGLNSREANNEALAEEVMELLPLFLSKEGVVAVGEIGYDDQTPLEDKYFRAQLELAREMDMPVMVHTPHRDKKAGTSRSMDVCQEHGLAPSEVVIDHNNEETVKEVLDRGFWAAFSIYPHTKMSPERMTAIVQQYGPERIIVNSAADWGISDVLSVPKTANLMKEKGVPEEHIRLTCYQNALDAYGQSGQMNEADLLTPELVDQRKKFSGNSILRGGQTPRVDKSGS; this is encoded by the coding sequence ATGATGTTTATAGACCCCCACATTCACACTTCTTCCCGTACGACTGACGATTACGAAGCGATGCAGCAAGCAGGAGTTGTCGCTGTAATCGAGCCAGCTTTTTGGATGGGACAGCCCCGTACTCAGGTGGGCAGCTTCCAGGATTATTTTAGTAGCTTAGTGGGCTGGGAACGCTTCCGGGCCAGCCAGTTCGGCATTAAGCACTATTGCACCATTGGCCTGAATTCTCGTGAGGCGAACAACGAGGCCTTGGCCGAAGAGGTGATGGAGCTGCTACCACTATTCCTGAGCAAAGAAGGCGTAGTAGCGGTAGGCGAAATCGGCTACGACGACCAAACCCCGCTGGAAGATAAATACTTTCGAGCGCAACTGGAGCTAGCTCGGGAAATGGATATGCCGGTGATGGTTCATACTCCCCATCGCGATAAGAAAGCCGGAACCTCCCGCAGCATGGACGTTTGCCAAGAACACGGCTTAGCTCCCTCTGAGGTTGTAATAGACCATAACAACGAAGAAACCGTTAAGGAGGTACTAGACCGGGGCTTCTGGGCCGCGTTCTCTATCTATCCTCACACTAAAATGAGTCCCGAGCGCATGACGGCTATTGTGCAGCAGTACGGCCCCGAACGCATCATCGTGAATAGTGCTGCCGACTGGGGGATTAGTGACGTGCTTTCCGTACCTAAAACTGCTAACCTAATGAAAGAAAAGGGGGTGCCCGAAGAACATATCCGCCTCACTTGCTACCAAAATGCCCTGGATGCCTACGGCCAAAGCGGACAAATGAACGAAGCCGACTTACTAACCCCCGAACTGGTTGACCAGCGCAAAAAATTCTCCGGCAACTCAATTCTTCGCGGTGGACAAACCCCGAGGGTGGATAAGAGTGGTTCTTAA
- a CDS encoding nucleotidyltransferase family protein, which translates to MFLNKQRTNALIRLCEASGVKSLYAFGSVTRADFSEHSDIDLVVDFNENDPYKYADLYFALKDDLEQLFNREIDLIEERGIKNKFFRKELERTKVPIYGS; encoded by the coding sequence ATGTTTCTGAATAAACAACGGACTAACGCACTTATTAGATTGTGTGAGGCTAGTGGAGTAAAATCGCTTTATGCTTTTGGTTCAGTTACCCGAGCCGATTTTAGTGAGCATTCGGATATCGATTTAGTAGTTGATTTTAATGAGAATGATCCCTACAAGTACGCTGATCTTTATTTTGCTCTCAAAGATGATCTAGAGCAACTATTCAACAGAGAAATTGACTTAATTGAGGAAAGAGGAATAAAAAATAAATTCTTCCGGAAGGAGCTGGAGAGAACCAAAGTTCCGATTTATGGATCTTAG
- a CDS encoding DUF433 domain-containing protein: MSRNQIYHSDPDILGGIPVFIGTRAPVDTLLVYLRKRFL, from the coding sequence ATGAGCAGAAACCAAATCTACCATTCTGACCCAGATATCCTCGGTGGTATTCCCGTATTTATTGGTACTCGGGCTCCCGTTGATACTCTGTTAGTTTACCTTCGTAAACGGTTTCTTTGA